A genomic segment from Acipenser ruthenus chromosome 5, fAciRut3.2 maternal haplotype, whole genome shotgun sequence encodes:
- the LOC117403419 gene encoding autophagy protein 5-like isoform X2, giving the protein MADDKDVLRDVWFGRIPTSFTLYQDEITEREADPYYLLLPRVSYLTLVTDKVKKHFQKVMKQEDMGEMWLEYEGTSLKWHYPIGLLFDLHASNTALPWNITVHFQNFPEKDLLHCTSNYVIEAHFMSCIKEADVLKHKGQVINEMQKKDHKQLWMGLQNDKFDQFWAINRKLMEYSVEEGGFRYIPFRIYQMVRRSIKW; this is encoded by the exons ATGGCAGATGACAAGGATGTGCTGCGAGATGTTTGGTTTGGGCGAATACCAACCAGCTTCACTTTGTATCAGGATGAGATCACAGAGAGGGAGGCCGACCCCTATTAC TTGTTGCTGCCAAGAGTAAGCTATTTGACGCTGGTTACTGACAAAGTGAAAAAACACTTTCAGAAGGTTATGAAACAGGAAGATATGGGCGAGATGTGGCTTGAATATGAAGGGACTTCATTGAAATG gCATTACCCAATTGGTTTACTATTTGATCTCCATGCCTCCAATACAGCCCTGCCATGGAACATCACTGTGCATTTTCAG AACTTCCCTGAGAAAGACCTCTTGCACTGCACTTCTAATTATGTAATAGAAGCCCACTTCATGTCTTGCATTAAAGAAGCGGATGTCTTAAAGCACAAAGGACAAGTCATCAATGAGATGCAAAAGAAGGATCACAAGCAGCTGTGGATGGGCTTGCAGAACG acAAATTTGACCAGTTCTGGGCTATCAATAGAAAGCTGATGGAATACTCAGTAGAAGAAGGTGGATTCCGGTACATTCCATTCAGGATATACCAG